The nucleotide sequence acaCTGCTCATGTCGGCACTTATATTTCTAACCTTTTCTTCTAACCGATTAAACATGATCTGCTCCTTTTTGCCCCCATTTTTGGTGGTGTAGGTGCAAATGATCAGTCGTGACATTCTGATAATAAAGAAGATActgcaaataattatttctgcatttgtgCGATTGAAGTCAATTGAAAATGTGTATGCAATGACACCGTTTTAAATATTTGGCCTAAATAATTTTGGAGTGCATGAGTCTAAACATGATGACCTAACTAGTGATACCCTGtcacctgtcacacacacacacacacacacacacacacacacacacacacacacacacacacacagacagcagcaACAGCATGTGATTGGACCTCCAGCTTTCAGAACTCTGTGTGCTTCCCCTTTGTTCTGACCCTGTGCCAGAGGCTGTGAAATGAGATTATTATGTGTGAAATGATAAGCCCTCTCACTTCTTCCTATAATCCAGACAGGACAAATCAGGGTTAAAGACAGAGGCTAGACAGTGTTGAGCGATAGCTGCAGGCTAGCGCTGCACTGCAGGGGAGTACAGTGCTGGACTAACTTCTTCCACATCATTGCAACTTTCTTTCGTGTCCTGCGGCTTGAGGGAGAACAGTTTATACAGATAGAAGGCGAGACAGAGACGATGGCGGCATAACCGCCTCCTTCAGCGTGCGCTCTTTTCATAAATGATCCCAGGTTGAATAAACATCCAGCTGGGTGCGAAGCACGGTCCTCACCCCTTAACCTACAATTCCTCCCACTCGCACCCCTGAGCAGCATCTGTCTGGCTCTACTGTGATGGCATTCCCTGCATACCTGTGCTCTCAACTGACGGGAGCACATGCACAGGTCACAGGGCCACAATGGGGAGCGGATGCATGCGTATTAACTCAAATCTCCAGCGACAACCCAGTTTTGCCATTATTGCAGATTAATCTTTCCCAGACTGTGACGGTATGGGGACTATAAATGTACGTTAGACTGCTGAGTGGAGAAAGGGGGATTAGGTGATGGTGAAGGCGGGCATTTGAGTGAGAAGTTTCAACCCTGGGCGACTGTGACCTCTGGCCTCCTGATGTGAACTAGAGAACAGCCTCCTCTAATGGAGTAATTACCGTGAACAATAACGCACAATTGGTTACAGTTGGATTAGCTTGAGCTCATCTAATAAGGCATGCAATGCACCAAGTGGGTCAGTGAAGCACTCAGTTTGGGGGATGATACACATTCTTTGATGATTTAATGAAAGGCATTGCTCTCTTCCCAGTTCACTGGCCGTTTGATGGTGATATACAGTATAGATAATGATAGAGGTATGAAGTTTCTGGAAAGGCAGAGCAGTGATGAATGACTAAATGAATACAAAAAGACTTTTTACTACTACAAAATACTGTATTTTGGATTTGCTCCATATTAaggtttaaaatgtattaatttatCAATTTTAGTCATTCTTCTGTTGTTAGTTGGATATatttaacatttcttttttcacacattGAACTTACACGAGGGTATGCATCTGCAAACccttaaattgtttttttctttgagtgCAATCCCTCATGTAGTTGATTGAAGGAATTCAGTGATGCCCATTTCAGGcctacagtgtatttcattgttAGAGTCCCAATAGAAAACACATTATTACACATATTTGCATGTGATGAAATGCAATCCCTGGCACAGAGGCCCCAAAACTGTTTagtatttcattttattcagtttaCACATTAAATTTCCATCAGTGTGGTTTATGAATGCAGTCCATTCTCTCTGTTTCCATGAAATCTTGGGCAACGTTTGGTTCTGCACAGTGATTTATTACCCGAATAGAGTAAATGTTTAATTATGAATATGTTTGATTTATAGtttaacacacacagttttgaataaattcaAAATCAGCATAAAAATCAGCACATAAAAGCCATATTGCAACATTATGACCAGAAGACTTTATGCACTTTGATATACCTGGTAATAAATTCTGCAGTCTGAGTGTTTTTACCACATGCTTGTTGGCTTAACATGCAGATGTACCAGTTTCacacattataaaatgctactTGTGTACAGTTATGGTTAGAAGTTTACACACACTCATCCTGGGCATGAACTTCATGGTAATTTTGGGCTTTTGAGCTTGTGTCGATTAGCAACAATgccaaataaattcaaacttcaaacccaattcttgttttttaatatcattAAACATGTATGCAGTACAATCATTTCACCCCGGACAAAGAACAGTTCAGAGACATCATTCAAGCCCCTTATTACCACGACATTCATTCGACTTCAAACTTTTCGATCATGACTGTACATGTCACATGCAATTTCAAAAAGCGGTTGTTTAACACATGTATTGCAAAACCTATATGAAGTCACAGCTACAGTAAACCCACTCATCTGTGGTAATTATTAATGTAAACTCTATAATGAAGGTTTGTAAATGCATGTCAGtgcacatttacattttcagccagttgataaaaaaattaaaaaaataagtcagGCCTTACATTTGAGCTTCtggaacttaaaaaaaagaagaaaaatgtgacAAATTAGACAAAATCCTGTTCCTTACATTGAGAAACTATTGCTGTATTTTGGGACAGGGGACAGCTGATGCACTAGAAGCTCATCCGCGCTCCATGACTCAATGACCAGTGCTTATTTGGAAAATGATTTTTCTGATTTATTCTCTTATGCTCctgtgtttgttatttattttgagcTGTAGTGTAAACTTCTAGTTTCATGTTTTCCAGAGCTGCCACACACATTTATGAAACTGTTCCTTCTGGTGGCCTGAATTCATAAACACAAAGGATTTTTGTATGTCACCGGACTGACTCAAAGTTTATCTCCTgtcagaaaaaaggaaaagcaaaaaatcagactcttttttttctgaaatttattttcattcttAATTTCAGATGAGTACTAACCAGGTCATCTtggaatgtgaaaaaaatgacataTATCAGAAGACAAAAAGCATCATCCATGCATATGGCACGGTGTCACAGGTTAGGACAGGAGGGATAACGGAGAAAACAGAGGTAGGATCCAAACTGCAGTGATTCTCTATATGTTATTGCAGGTGTTGCAGAATGAGCTAGAGAAGTCTTTCTTTGGCAAGTTTAAGCTGCGATATATTATTGTTGAGATTTGCTCTTTTGGTCTTGTCTAAACGTCTAAAAGCATCAGATTAATTACTTTACTCTGTCATGTCAGCAGATGTCTGCCTGATTAACCACACATTCACATGTGTGTCAAATGCTGATATGAATTAGGGGATCTAAAACAAAGGTTCATATTACAAAAGGGCTTTTAGACTAGCAACAAAAGTGTAAGTGAAAACTGGAACATGAATTCTGTCATCTGATAAATCATTACCAATTTGCTTGTTTTCGTTTAGTTTATTATTCACTAAGTGTTTCTACTTAATGCTAACTCCCACTGTTGGACTGTTTAAGATGAGAAAGTGATGGTCTCAGTGCATGTGATAGTGCCATCTGCTTCTTTACACCTGTGAGCAGTCAGCTTCAACAGGAGGGCGCCGCACGCAAGGATGTTGATGCCATGTGCCTCAGACCTGGTTCCTTTCCCCACAGGCGctctgctggtgcaataagcagTTGCATTTGGTTAGGTTCAAAACAAAACCAGTAGTGCCCTCAACTGAACTCAAGTCACTGCAGTGGTTAGCAAGGGCCTGTTCCCAAGGAACCCTCAGTATCTCTGCTGTTAAACATAAAAAGACTCTGTGCCAGAGTGTGAGCGAATACAATACTGTCAATCTGCCAGCTTCTCCAAGAGACCACCTTAAAGACTTCTGGATCCTCTTAGGCAAatctatattttttttcacaataaaCTGCAGCATATTTTATTTTGCCACCATTGTCTTACAGTGCTGTATGCCGTTTTTGTTCTTTGCACATAGACCTAAAAGATTAGGTGATCACTCTGACTACACACCAATAATCAGCTCCACAAAGCCTCCATTGGCAGTTTCTGTTTACTGCCTGAGGTGCTGATTGATTGCAGCTCTCTCAGCGTTTACGGTTGTAGAGCTCCAACATTATTACCCGAACCGAGTGGACTCCAGAGTTCTGCAAACCAGCCCCTGGTGTGCATTCAGTATGTTGCTGTCTTCAGCTCCTGATCAGCATCCAGCAAACTGAACCTTCCTTCCCTCCAGTTTCCAGTCTCTTCTCCAGTCACCCACCGCAGGCAAAAACAATGCTTGAACGGAATGCAGTTTATTCATTTCAACTGTTTTGTATTTCCAACATTTTCCTCCTTGCATCTTATTACCATTAAAAGCAGTACATAACATATGCCTCTTCACAGGACATCAAAGCCCTGAATTGCTTTCATTTAATTAACTgagcataaaaacagaatacTCAGCAAAAGAGATAAGACACTCCAAGGGAAACAAGTCATTCCTGTTAAATTAGAAAATATTTATAGTAATCCAGTGCAGTGGGAGTATTATGGGGCAAAGTATGCAACTTTAGTCCATGCTGGCTGGTTTCTGAGGAAATAACTGATCAACATAAGTGAATCATACACATATGTTATATGTTTTCCTGATTCTCTCACTGTtttcataataataaacttGTAATAGATAAGTCACCTTGCACCCCTAACACGGTGACACTCTAACAAATACCCACTCATATTAGACCAATACGTGGCCAGCTTTCATTACCTATTAGAATAAGTGTAAATGACAGCAACTGAATGAAACCTGCCCCAGATACAGTCTTATTTTGCTTTCCGTTAGTCTGTTTGTCCCACTGTCTTACTCTCGTAAAGCTTCAAATAGCAGCCATGACAACAAAAGGGCTCTCATCTTCCTTTTTCTTGGTTGCGGCTTCATTTTCCTGATAAATTTTGTACCCGCTGGGGGCAAGATCTGTATAGTTGTATTATAATAGAGAGCCAATCTAACTCTGACTCTATAGCCACTACACTGTGCAAACATTTCACCATGTTAATGTCAAAAAATTGCCCAATGCTCATTTAATATAACGTTTAAAAACTGAATGAAAGGGAGAACCATTCATCTGTAAGTCATCCAAATTGTAAAATGATCCTGCAAAAAAGTAGATGCTTATCTTAATGACTTTGCCTTAGAGGGAAAGGCGCACAATAATTTCATGTACAATTACAGCTTGTTCTGCACAATTATAGGGTCCGGTCATGTGGTGCTTTGCAGAGGGGAGTCAAAGTCAAAAATCTCAGCTCATAGCAGAAATAACCACTGAAGGATTTATAGTAAACACTGGCAGTACTATTTAATTAGAACAGGGGTGTCAGGGGAGGACTAGCATCTattacctctgattggtgaggCTGAAATTATTTCCATTCCTCAATCAATTAAGTTCAGTGGTTGAGGACCCATCTGTTTGTGGTTACAGTGCCTGGCTCTGAAATCTCCTCTgctattcttttattttaatgctGAATGGGCTTTGTTATGATCAGAGAACTTTTTAAATCCTTGCTTTGGGTTATAAAGTGCCCATTCAGTACAGTAagcacatctgtgtgtgtgtgcatatgtgtgtatgCTCACAACTGAAAGCTGATTCCCATTCATTTGCAGCTTGAGGGGAATCTATCCAGCAGCACAACATGAGATTTCATCAGTGGTTATGTTGTTTACCGAGCTTGACTTTCACAGAGGAGATTCAGTTGTGGGTTTGGACAGTGTCACGTGTACATTCGAAATGTCTTGTAAATCAACTTTATGAAAGTAGGATTATTTTAACGAGGCCATCTCTGACTGTAAAGAGAGGTCATGGTAAAAACTAtgggaaagaaaataaatggttATCCCTGTTTTAATTTGACTTTGCACTGGCGATGAAATGGACACAAAGAAAACTGTTGAGCAAATCGTAAAGTTGAACTGAAACTGTCCAACGACTGAAAACTGGAAGCAAAAACTTATGCAACGTTACCGTCGCCAGTTCTCTCTCATCTTTGCAGCTGTGTCAACATTCAAAACTCGGAAGCTTGTTAGCCAGCCTTCTGTAAATGTGCAACAGAAGACTTTATCCAactatttttttaacaaataagtaaaagtataaattaaaatgaaagttatAAAGCTACCGCTTCTTTTCcaacttacttttttttttttttttttttttgccaaattaGAGCTCTAATGACTCAAGTTTTTAAGACACTGCTGATTGATTTAATTTAATGATGTCCCCTTATGACCAATCACTTGgcaacagcgggaaggaaaaactcaatttaaataatttagaatcatcagttgacctaaccccactaactgcatgtcatTGGTCTGTGGTGGAtttaaacccaggaccttcttgctgtgaagcagCATTGCTAGCTGCTGTGCAGCCATGGTGCCCtgtatttagctttttattagcTTTTGTAAAAATTGTTCACCTTAAGCAATGACCAGCACACGCAACACAAAATCTTGAACCTATCCAGATATGCTGTTTTATGCAGGAAACCTAAAAACTGTCTGATAAGTCAGCACAGTAGGCTATGCACATTGCTGGTTAACCGCCTGTTATTTAAGTGATAAAACTACTTTTAGTGCCTTACCCTAAAGATTCCATACCATGGAGTTACACATAGCTGTTTGATTGAGGTTTTCACATAAGCCATATCAAATAAACCATATCAAATCAGTTTTAAAGCTCCTGTAGATCCCAGCCCAGAGACAGGGAGGGTTGAATGAGTGCATGATGCTGAGAGCACTGACTCACTGGATTAAACATGTTTGGAATTCTTGGCTGCCCTCCAGAAGAGATGGCTTTCAGTTTTATGATCACAATCACACAGCTTATCGTCATGTGTCATCGACTTGGCCCACAAGGGAGCTGACTTTAAAATTCTTAGatctttgttgttttcattgCAGTGCAGTTAAGGAGAATTTCAGCAATGCAGCTTCCACAGTCTCCGTCgtgttttcagctttttgttttttgcaaagcagagtgtggaaaaacaaaatgcaaccaCTTTAAGAACATATTCAAGAGCTCTAAACATACACAACTCCCTGTCGTAGCCGGGTGCTCCTACACATCAGCACATGTCCCACATTAATATGTTAACAATTTCAACACACTGACATCCTCTCACTTGTTGATTTGTGGTTTGTCCATATGGCAGTGATACTGAGAGAGGGATAGTGTTGGACTGTAGTGATGTGATTGGCCAGTTGCCTGTGTAAGAAAGTGTTGTGTGGTTCTATAGTAGTGACCAGAGAGACTTTCAGTGGCTCCAGTGCTTATGTAACACACTGGCCAACAGCTGCTGTTACATCAGCAGAGGCAGGACAGCGATGTCCTTGGAGTAAGCGCAGCTGAAGTCACTCTTAGCTGCACATGTTCGGCCATTATAGAGTCTAAATGGTGCTTGACTGTGTTTTAGAAATGTTTGGACCCATCACTGATTGGTGGGATTTGTTTCAGTGGTCTTCAATCTCCATTAGATGGACCCAGAGGTTAAAAATGCTAAATGATCACTTGGGTAGGATTCTGCCTGATAATGTGTTGGATGCAACGGACTGCTGGAAAGTCAGATTCTGGAAATCCTTGGCATGGGCCCTGAGTGAAGCTAATAAATAATATAGAGAATAATGCAGGAAGCCAGGAAAGCATCTGGCTTTTGTTTGACCAGCAGGCCACAGAGTCAGTCTGTATCTCAGACCCAGAGTATCTATTCAGTTTAACTCTCTGTTGTCCTCATAAACAACCAGCTGTGCCAACAGAGCTTCTGTGTTTCACTGTAACCAGGAATGTGTCGCTCAGACTGGTGCCAAGCTGCTCAATTTCATGGCCAAAGTGAAATGAACTCCACCTTTAAACTTTGTGTCACTGCACTGACAGTTCAGCTTCCATATATTTAACTATTCAGATGTGTCAttcataaactgtatataaaagatgaatgtCGTCCAACAGTCTGTTCCATAGAGAACATACCATAAATTAATAAGTCTCGATAAGTCCAAAATGCACCGacaccacaaacacaaatcGCTGGTGCTAAAAGACTATTCTTAAGACCTTTACATTGATCATAACTGTGAAAATATATTATTCcagatatatatttatttagatttttccCCTTGGCATTCTTTGgctgtttggggggggggtttgttagtttgtttgttttttgtttttggctcTGATCTAGCCAACGTTCTTCAGTTGCCTAAAATGCATGCATTGGTGgataagaaatgaaatgagccatgaaaagaaaaaaaacttgccAAAAATCCCTCTCCAACTAAGCTTTTTCTTTGGtgcccacacagacacacacaaaaacacagattcCCTCACTGGTGAGCCGATGAAATGGGGCTAAACcctgctatttatttatttattttctcagcatgGATACAAAAGTTGACAAGAAAAAAGTTCACAGATATTTGTTCCACTATGCGGCTTCTCTGGCAAGAAGCCGCATAGTGGAACAAATATCTGTGAACTTTTTTATTAGCTCAGTGACAAAATAACCAGCTCGATACACCGCATTAAGCTCAGACCTCAAAGAAGATGGCACAGAGttgaagaaaagaaacacaggCAGTAACTCTTACACCATGGCAACTGCAGGAGCTGTGAACACAACAGAGGAGTGGTACTTAATCATActctgagatttaaaaaaaaaagctgttacaGTAGATGGCCTGTGTAGAAAAATATGGAGAAAAGAGATAAAAGGCAATGAGAGTGCCGAACAGTGAGGAGGACACAGTGCAGACAGATGTAAAATGCAAGGAGAGGTAGAGAGCAGAGGATATAGCTAACAGTCAACTATATGGTCAGAGGTCAAGAGGACCAGGGTGGTCCATGGTACAGTCTGGGAGTGGGGGAATCCAACTTGTCAGTTTGCTTCAGTGAATAACTGGAAACTATGACTTTGCATGTGTATGGTTCCATCGATGAAAGGAGTCTCTGAgaggtcaaaaaaaaaaagaaaagctgaacaAGTCACGAGTTGTTTGTGAGTCAGTGAACTGTGTGACAGTGAGTCTAACAGCAGCTCTGCAGGACAGCTCTCCACCTGTGACTTTGGTATTACTGCATTGCTGAACtagactgtttaaaaaaacatcctCTGACCTATAAGAGACAAAAATGAAAGGATAAGTAGAAAAACACGAAAGTGGAGATATTTCCTGGAAGGAAAGGGAACCCTTTTGGAATTCTTGAATTCCTGGATTCTCAGGCTCCCCACAGTGGCTCGGAAGTTGCAGGAATCAGATTGGCTTCGAGTGACAGGATGGAGAAAAGTCGGCTTCCTGACAGGATGTGAATCtgtataaatatgtaaatgagAGGAATGCGATTTGTGCATTTATTGTCTTGGAAGAAGGGCCGATGCTTCAAGTGGTTTAAGGGATTAAGTGTTTCCCACTGGCAAGACTGACTGATATTTTAGACAGCTGAGATGCATTTCAGATGACATGCATCTAGTTTTGGATTAAATGTgcataaaaatcaaaataagTGCAGGGTATATTTATGTTTTGccaaaattaaatgaataaacGAATAAAAACCCTTTTGAAGAATTTAGTGTTAAATGACCAGAAATTTGTTCCCTGTTTTTCACACTGAAACTGAGCATTTGATCTTTAAGTCACTTAAAGATCACTCAGACTTTAAGTCTTTAAGTCACTTAAGTCACTCAGACTTTCCCAGTGGCATTGAAATTGTGTTAAGTGGTCTTTTTACAACACTTCCCCAAAAAAGCACTCTTCAGAAAAACCCATAAACAAACAGGGGGCTGCTTTAGCTTTGTCATTGTGAGAAGTGATTAATATACATGTCACGGGGTGCCGAGGCAGGCCGTGTGTGAATATtaatggacccaaaatgcagactgcTTCAGTTGTGAGCGAGCTTTATTAACAAAAGGGAAAACCAACGAGAACGAGGAGGAGGAAAACCAAACCCTAAgaataaactaaactgggaaaagctaCACAAAAACTAACCTAAAACCTTGAGGTGAGAAACGTAGATGCAGGGAGAATACACCAGGACATGACGGGgagcaacacagacgaaccagcaatcactaagacaaaagacacgactaaaatacactcagagaacacagggagatacacacaggtgggggacacagctgggagagattaacctgacgagacaagggaggcaaactgaaaacactcacatcagacgcagaccttcacaataaaacgggaaacacatacacacaaagacacagactaggAAACGCGGACTTAACACAGGAGTAGACGGCAGAACAGAACAACACTAAACAgtaggaagaacagaaccaaaatgacactaatagaaaacacaaaacgctgggtcaaaaggacccaggatcatgacagtaccccccgtCAAAGGCTGGCTCCAGACAGcccaagaagaaaacaaaaacagccagaaaacagaaaacaaccggaccagggcgggcggcgggggtccaggacggagggctcgaggcaaaacaaaacaggagcacTAGAAAGTCCACAACAAAACGCGAGTCCAGCaccaaaagaacaacaacaaaagaaacacaccgGAGCACAAGAAAACAGAGTCCAAAACAGaaaagttcagggggccggccaggGGGCCGACCGCACAGGAGTCCAAACAGTTCCGGGGGCCGACCGTGCGGAAGGCCACGGTGGCGATGTGGACCCAggtcagggggccggcccgggGGCCGACAACCCAGGAGCCcggacagttcagggggccggccgtgagGACGGCAGCGGCGACGACCCAGGCGGAGGCGGTCCGGGGGCCGCCCACGACGGCGATGTCGCCTGGCCAGTGGCCTGGAAGGTGGCCAGTCAGCTGCGGACCCCGACGGGGtaggaccaggcgacgctgcaGACCCCGACGGggctggaccagacgacgctgaagactcggaggctggaccaggcgaggctgaagactcggaggctggaccaggcgaggctgatgaggccgcaggtgacggcgtggaagactcggaggctggaccaggcgaggctgatgaggccgcaggtgacggcgtggaagactcggaggctggaccaggcgaggctgatgaggccgcaggtgacggcgtggaagccggagacgatgaggccgcaggtgacggcgaggaagccggagacgaagaggccgcaggtgacggcgaggaagccggagacgaagaggccgcaggtgacggcgaggaagccggagacgaagaggccgcaggtgacggcgaggaagccggagacgaagaggccgcaggtgacggcgaggaagccggagacgaagaggccgcaggtgacggcgtggaagccggagacgaaggcactgcagctggcggcgtagatggtgaggctgcagctggcgtgaatGAAGAGGCGGCATCAGGCATGGAAGCCAGAGACGgaagcgctgcaggcggcggcgctgcaggcggcggcgtggaagccggaggcggcgGCGTAGATGGTGAGGCTGCCGCTGGCGTGGATGGTgaagctgcagctggcggcggcgtggaagccggagacggaggcgctgcagctggcgtgaatGAAGAGGCGGCAGCTGGTGTGGAAGCCAGAGACGgaagcgctgcaggcggcggcgtggaagccggaggcggcggcgctgcagctggcggcggcgtggaagccggagacggaggcgctgcagctggcggcggcgtggaagccggagacggaggcgctgcagctggcggcggcgtggaagccggagacggaggcgctgcagctggcggcggcgtggaagccggaggcggaggcgctgcagctggggGCGGCGTGAAAGCcggaggcggcggcgctgcagcTGGGGGCGGCGTGAAAGCcggaggcggcggcgctgcagcTGGGGGCGGCGTGAAAGCCGGaggcggaggcgctgcagctggggGCGGCGTGAAAGCCGGaggcggaggcgctgcagctggcggcggcgtggaagccggaggcggaggcgctgcagcCGGTGTGGAAGATGAGGCTGCACCTGGCATGAatggtgaggctgcagctggcggcgtggaagccggagacagaggcgctgcagctggcggcgtggaagacggaggcgctgcagctggcggcgtgGAAGActgagacggaggcgctgcagctggcggcgtggaagccggaggcgctgcaggct is from Oreochromis niloticus isolate F11D_XX linkage group LG20, O_niloticus_UMD_NMBU, whole genome shotgun sequence and encodes:
- the LOC112843239 gene encoding uncharacterized protein LOC112843239, whose product is MTLIENTKRWVKRTQDHDSTPRQRLAPDSPRRKQKQPENRKQPDQGGRRGSRTEGSRQNKTGALESPQQNASPAPKEQQQKKHTGAQENRVQNRKVQGAGQGADRTGVQTVPGADRAEGHGGDVDPGQGAGPGADNPGARTVQGAGREDGSGDDPGGGGPGAAHDGDVAWPVAWKVASQLRTPTG
- the LOC112843259 gene encoding vegetative cell wall protein gp1-like, which codes for MDPADLPGESDLMRVQRLVEWITHTSNMRARIVGINGIEEILRGNPYLRQVRGCLDLLANLYEAREAARAREISDFVQQQQPATPEQPRQPHLQDASLPGLSEPAAGKKCRSRRRRATPQPDVRTSKSPAVAAPPSPASTPPPAAAPPSPASTPPPAAAPPPPASTPPPAALPSLASTPAAASSFTPAAAPPSPASTPPPAAASPSTPAAASPSTPPPPASTPPPAAPPPAALPSLASMPDAASSFTPAAASPSTPPAAVPSSPASTPSPAASSSPASSPSPAASSSPASSPS